One genomic region from Methanocaldococcus fervens AG86 encodes:
- the mvp gene encoding hyperpolarization-activated voltage-gated potassium channel: protein MRLKDKKFKKIIEVLSLIFTFEIIASFILSTYNPPYQDLLIKLDYISIIFFTFEIIYNFYYSESRVEFFKDVYNIVDAIVIIAFLLYSLEIFYSKALFGLRVINLIRILVMLRIIKLKRVGENPALMNFLTIFIFCFISSCLVWVAESEANPSINNFFDAFYFTVISVATVGYGDITPKTDAGKFIIVFSVLFFISGLITSLQKALRGEIK from the coding sequence ATGAGGTTAAAAGACAAAAAATTTAAAAAAATAATTGAGGTATTGAGCTTAATTTTTACGTTTGAAATTATAGCCTCATTTATTCTCTCAACGTATAACCCTCCTTATCAAGATTTACTCATAAAGTTGGATTATATATCCATAATATTTTTCACTTTTGAGATTATATACAACTTTTATTATTCTGAAAGCAGGGTAGAATTTTTTAAAGATGTTTATAATATTGTTGATGCCATAGTTATTATTGCTTTCCTTCTATACTCTTTGGAGATATTTTATTCAAAGGCATTGTTTGGACTTAGGGTTATAAACTTAATAAGAATTTTAGTTATGCTTAGGATAATTAAATTAAAACGAGTAGGGGAGAATCCTGCACTGATGAACTTTTTAACAATATTTATATTTTGCTTTATTTCCTCATGCTTAGTATGGGTTGCTGAATCAGAAGCAAATCCATCTATAAATAATTTCTTCGATGCCTTTTATTTCACAGTGATATCTGTAGCGACAGTAGGTTATGGAGATATAACGCCAAAAACAGATGCTGGAAAGTTTATAATAGTATTTTCCGTCTTATTCTTTATTTCTGGTTTGATAACTTCATTACAAAAGGCTTTAAGAGGAGAGATTAAATAA